The following proteins come from a genomic window of Rhizobium sp. 007:
- a CDS encoding NADH:flavin oxidoreductase encodes MSNDPLLQPYQLKHLKLRNRIIVTSHEPAYPEDGMPKERYLAYTVERAKGGVAMTMTAGSAAVSKDSPPVFNNLLAYKDEIVPWLKAMTDAVHEEGAAIMIQLTHLGRRTRWDKGDWLPVVAPSHQREASHRAFPKKIEDWDIERIIKDFADAAERMKAGGMDGVELEAYGHLLDQFASPLTNELEGPYGGSLDNRMRFCLDVLKAIRKRVGEDFILGIRYTADECLPGGTGKADGLEISKRLKESGLIDYLNVIRGHIDTDAGLTDVIPIQGMANSPHLDFAGEIRAATDFPTFHAAKIPDVATARHAIASGKVDMIGMTRAHMTDPHIVRKIMEKREEDIRPCVGANYCLDRIYQGGAAYCIHNAATGRELTMPHVVKKADVRKKVVVVGAGPGGLEAARVAAERGHDVVVFEAANDPGGQIRLTAQSERRREMISIIDWRMNQCEKYGVVFRFNTWAEADTVEAERPDVVIIATGGIPHTDVLSTGNELVVSAWDIISGDVKPGTNVLIFDDAGDHAGLQAAEFIATAGAKVEIMTPDRSFAPEVMAMNLVPYMRSLQNLDVTFTVTFRLEAVEKDGNHLIAHVGSDYGGVAKQRTVDQVVINHGTIPLDELYFELKPFSTNLGEISQQQLVAGEPQTVVRNPEGKFQLFRIGDAVAARNTHAAIYDGLRIAKDI; translated from the coding sequence GGCTGTTTCGAAAGACAGCCCGCCCGTCTTCAACAACCTGCTCGCCTACAAGGACGAGATCGTGCCGTGGCTGAAGGCAATGACCGATGCGGTCCATGAGGAAGGGGCGGCGATCATGATCCAGCTCACGCACCTCGGCCGTCGCACGCGCTGGGACAAGGGCGACTGGCTTCCCGTTGTCGCACCGTCGCATCAGCGCGAGGCCTCACACCGGGCTTTCCCCAAGAAGATCGAAGATTGGGACATCGAGCGCATCATAAAGGACTTTGCCGACGCTGCAGAACGCATGAAGGCCGGGGGCATGGATGGCGTCGAACTGGAGGCCTATGGACACCTGCTTGACCAGTTCGCGTCCCCGCTGACAAACGAACTCGAAGGTCCTTACGGTGGTTCGCTCGACAATCGCATGCGTTTCTGTCTGGATGTTCTGAAGGCGATCCGGAAACGGGTCGGAGAGGACTTCATTCTGGGAATACGCTACACCGCTGATGAATGTCTTCCCGGCGGCACCGGCAAGGCTGACGGCCTCGAAATTTCCAAGCGCCTCAAAGAAAGCGGCCTTATTGACTACTTGAATGTGATCCGCGGTCATATCGACACCGACGCCGGCCTTACAGATGTCATCCCGATCCAGGGTATGGCGAACTCCCCGCATCTCGATTTTGCGGGTGAGATTCGCGCCGCGACGGATTTCCCCACCTTCCACGCGGCCAAAATCCCGGATGTTGCAACTGCCCGCCATGCGATTGCGTCGGGCAAGGTCGATATGATCGGCATGACCCGCGCTCATATGACGGACCCGCACATCGTTCGCAAAATCATGGAGAAGCGCGAAGAGGACATCCGTCCCTGCGTCGGCGCCAACTACTGTTTGGACCGCATTTACCAGGGTGGGGCGGCCTATTGCATCCACAATGCCGCGACCGGCCGCGAGCTGACGATGCCGCATGTGGTCAAAAAGGCGGACGTTCGTAAGAAAGTTGTTGTCGTCGGCGCAGGCCCGGGGGGGCTGGAAGCCGCAAGGGTTGCAGCCGAGCGCGGCCATGACGTCGTCGTATTCGAGGCGGCCAACGATCCCGGCGGCCAAATCCGCTTGACGGCCCAAAGCGAGCGCCGCAGGGAAATGATCAGCATCATCGACTGGCGGATGAACCAGTGCGAGAAGTACGGTGTGGTCTTCCGTTTCAACACCTGGGCGGAAGCCGACACGGTGGAGGCGGAAAGGCCCGACGTGGTGATCATTGCCACCGGTGGCATACCGCATACAGACGTCCTCTCCACGGGTAATGAACTGGTCGTCTCGGCCTGGGACATCATTTCAGGTGACGTGAAACCAGGAACGAACGTTCTTATCTTCGATGACGCGGGCGACCACGCAGGGCTGCAGGCTGCCGAGTTCATTGCCACGGCGGGCGCCAAGGTGGAAATCATGACACCTGACCGTTCCTTCGCCCCGGAAGTCATGGCGATGAACCTCGTGCCCTATATGCGTTCGCTGCAGAACCTCGACGTCACCTTCACCGTGACCTTCAGGCTTGAAGCGGTCGAAAAGGACGGCAATCACCTCATTGCCCATGTCGGCAGCGATTACGGCGGTGTTGCGAAGCAGCGCACGGTCGACCAGGTCGTCATCAACCATGGGACAATCCCGCTCGATGAACTTTATTTCGAGCTGAAACCCTTTTCCACCAATCTCGGCGAAATTTCGCAGCAGCAATTGGTCGCCGGCGAACCCCAGACTGTCGTGCGCAATCCTGAAGGGAAATTCCAGCTCTTCCGGATCGGTGATGCTGTGGCCGCTCGCAACACCCATGCTGCCATCTACGATGGGTTGCGGATCGCCAAGGATATCTGA
- a CDS encoding electron transfer flavoprotein subunit beta/FixA family protein, giving the protein MKILVPVKRVVDYNVKIRVKPDGTGVELANVKMSMNPFDEISVEEALRLKEAGKAAEVVVVSIGPAKAEETLRTALAMGADRAILVETDETLEPLAVAKILKGVADAEKPGLIIVGKQAIDDDSNQTGQMLAALLGSAQATFASKIEITDGKATVTREVDGGLQTIDIKLPAVVTTDLRLNEPRYASLPNIMKAKKKPLDRQAPSDFGVSTAPRLKVLKTEEPSGRKAGVKVKSVAELVEKLKNEAGVL; this is encoded by the coding sequence ATGAAAATTCTCGTCCCCGTGAAGCGGGTGGTTGATTACAATGTGAAGATCCGCGTCAAGCCGGATGGCACGGGCGTCGAGCTTGCCAACGTCAAGATGTCGATGAACCCGTTCGACGAGATCTCGGTGGAAGAGGCGCTGCGGCTGAAGGAAGCCGGCAAGGCTGCGGAAGTGGTCGTCGTGTCGATCGGTCCGGCCAAGGCCGAAGAGACGCTGAGGACGGCGCTTGCCATGGGTGCCGACCGGGCGATCCTGGTCGAGACCGACGAGACGCTCGAGCCGCTTGCCGTTGCCAAGATCCTCAAGGGCGTGGCAGACGCCGAGAAGCCGGGCCTGATCATCGTCGGCAAGCAGGCGATCGACGACGACAGCAATCAGACCGGCCAGATGCTCGCCGCGCTCTTGGGCTCTGCCCAGGCAACCTTCGCCTCGAAGATCGAGATTACCGACGGTAAAGCGACCGTCACCCGCGAAGTCGATGGCGGCTTGCAGACGATCGACATCAAGCTGCCGGCCGTCGTCACCACCGACCTGCGCTTGAACGAACCACGCTATGCTTCGCTGCCGAACATCATGAAGGCGAAGAAGAAGCCGCTCGACAGACAAGCGCCTTCCGACTTCGGCGTTTCCACCGCTCCGCGCCTGAAGGTGCTGAAGACCGAAGAGCCAAGTGGCCGCAAGGCGGGCGTCAAGGTCAAGTCGGTCGCCGAGCTCGTCGAGAAACTCAAGAACGAAGCCGGCGTCCTCTAA
- a CDS encoding electron transfer flavoprotein subunit alpha/FixB family protein produces MAILLLADHDNASLSDQTAKALTAARQIGGDVTVLVAGKGAKAAADAAAKLSGVSKVLLAESDTLANNLAEPLADLIVSLAGSYDTIIAAATSTGKNVAPRVAALLDVAQVSEIIEVVAPDTFKRPIYAGNAIQTVQATDARQVITVRTASFAVAETGGSAPVEAIPAVSDPGLSTFVKDALSASDRPELTSAKIIISGGRALGSAEKFRQVILPLADKLGAAVGASRAAVDAGYAPNDWQVGQTGKVVAPELYIACGISGAIQHLAGMKDSKVIVAINKDEEAPIFQVADYGLVADLFEALPELQSSI; encoded by the coding sequence ATGGCCATTCTGCTTCTGGCTGACCACGACAATGCAAGCCTTTCCGACCAGACCGCCAAGGCGCTGACCGCTGCTCGCCAGATCGGCGGCGATGTCACCGTGCTGGTTGCCGGCAAGGGTGCCAAGGCTGCCGCCGATGCCGCTGCCAAGCTTTCCGGCGTTTCCAAGGTGCTGCTGGCCGAAAGCGACACGCTTGCCAACAATCTGGCCGAGCCGCTGGCCGACCTGATCGTTTCGCTCGCCGGCAGCTACGACACGATCATTGCGGCTGCGACCTCGACCGGCAAGAACGTCGCTCCGCGCGTTGCAGCCCTTCTCGACGTGGCGCAGGTGTCGGAAATCATCGAAGTCGTCGCGCCCGACACCTTCAAGCGGCCGATCTATGCCGGCAACGCCATCCAGACGGTGCAGGCAACCGACGCCAGACAAGTCATCACCGTGCGCACCGCCTCCTTCGCTGTTGCCGAGACCGGCGGTTCGGCTCCGGTCGAGGCAATCCCGGCCGTTTCCGATCCGGGTCTTTCGACCTTCGTCAAGGACGCGCTGTCGGCTTCCGACCGCCCGGAGCTGACGTCGGCAAAGATCATCATCTCCGGCGGCCGCGCACTCGGCTCGGCCGAGAAGTTCAGGCAAGTCATCCTGCCGCTCGCCGACAAGCTGGGAGCCGCCGTCGGCGCAAGCCGTGCGGCCGTCGATGCCGGCTATGCGCCGAACGACTGGCAGGTCGGCCAGACCGGCAAGGTCGTCGCCCCGGAACTCTACATCGCCTGCGGCATTTCCGGTGCCATCCAGCACCTTGCCGGCATGAAGGACTCGAAGGTCATCGTCGCCATCAACAAGGACGAGGAGGCCCCGATCTTCCAGGTCGCAGACTACGGCCTCGTCGCCGATCTCTTCGAGGCCCTGCCGGAACTGCAGAGTTCAATTTGA
- a CDS encoding dimethylsulfonioproprionate lyase family protein has translation MSQVSTPLKRSADLLLNDDSAPIRRQVSVLGGGFRPRALQEVLNAIGDALLSSQAPVMASYIAGKIYQRLEKRGVARRIDTATPLKPEHFDRALSNLHASLPRFAGGATGLAELNEQLSWRSGRTGPFASLRFEQSHAHAIVVGPHGLEERSDVRLGLTLMAPYSRFPDHVQFHSRVFLLLSGGEVCLDDSNWFRATAGTVFFNEAGKKFAMRCTAEPLLAVWCHVEDTSL, from the coding sequence ATGTCGCAAGTCTCGACACCACTCAAGCGGAGCGCGGACCTGCTACTCAATGACGACAGCGCGCCAATACGACGACAGGTCTCCGTGCTTGGCGGAGGTTTTCGTCCCCGAGCTTTGCAGGAGGTTCTCAACGCAATTGGCGACGCCCTCTTGTCGTCCCAGGCTCCTGTCATGGCAAGTTACATTGCGGGCAAAATATACCAGAGGCTCGAAAAAAGGGGTGTGGCCAGACGCATCGATACCGCCACACCGTTGAAACCTGAGCATTTTGACCGCGCTCTCTCTAATCTGCATGCCTCTCTGCCCCGGTTTGCTGGCGGCGCAACAGGCTTGGCGGAATTGAACGAGCAACTGTCCTGGCGAAGCGGCCGGACCGGCCCATTTGCAAGCCTCAGGTTCGAGCAATCTCACGCTCATGCGATCGTCGTCGGACCTCACGGCCTTGAGGAACGCAGTGACGTGCGCCTCGGACTGACCTTGATGGCCCCTTACAGCCGTTTTCCAGATCACGTGCAATTCCATTCACGTGTATTCTTGCTTCTGTCCGGTGGCGAAGTTTGCCTCGACGACAGCAATTGGTTCCGTGCCACTGCAGGGACCGTCTTCTTCAATGAAGCTGGCAAGAAGTTCGCGATGCGATGCACTGCTGAGCCCTTATTGGCAGTCTGGTGCCACGTCGAAGACACGTCTCTTTGA
- a CDS encoding S-(hydroxymethyl)glutathione dehydrogenase/class III alcohol dehydrogenase, producing MDVRAAIAVQAGKPLEVMTVQLEGPRAGEVLIEVKATGICHTDDFTLSGADPEGLFPAILGHEGAGIVVDVGPGVTSVKKGDHVIPLYTPECRECPSCLSRKTNLCTAIRATQGQGLMPDGTSRFSIGKDKIHHYMGCSTFANYTVLPEIAVAKVNADAPFDKICYIGCGVTTGIGAVINTAKVEIGATAIVFGLGGIGLNVIQGLKLAGADMIIGVDINNDRKVWGEKFGMTHFVNPKEVGDDIVPYLVNMTKRGADQIGGADYTFDCTGNTKVMRQALEASHRGWGKSVVIGVAGAGQEISTRPFQLVTGRSWMGTAFGGARGRTDVPKIVDWYMEGKIEIDPMITHTMPLEDINKGFELMHSGQSIRGVVVY from the coding sequence ATGGATGTGCGCGCTGCCATTGCCGTTCAGGCTGGAAAACCGCTGGAAGTCATGACCGTGCAGCTGGAAGGCCCGCGGGCCGGCGAGGTTCTGATCGAGGTCAAGGCGACCGGCATCTGCCACACGGACGATTTCACGCTGTCTGGCGCCGATCCGGAGGGCCTGTTTCCGGCAATCCTCGGCCATGAGGGTGCCGGCATCGTCGTCGATGTCGGACCGGGCGTCACTTCGGTCAAGAAGGGCGACCACGTCATTCCGCTCTATACGCCGGAATGCCGTGAATGCCCGTCCTGCCTGTCGCGCAAGACCAATCTCTGCACGGCGATCCGCGCCACCCAGGGCCAGGGCCTGATGCCGGACGGCACGTCGCGCTTTTCGATCGGCAAGGACAAGATCCATCACTACATGGGCTGCTCGACCTTTGCCAATTACACGGTGCTGCCCGAGATCGCCGTTGCCAAGGTCAATGCGGACGCCCCCTTCGACAAGATCTGCTACATCGGCTGCGGCGTCACCACCGGCATCGGCGCCGTCATCAACACCGCCAAGGTGGAGATCGGCGCAACGGCGATCGTCTTTGGCCTCGGCGGCATCGGCCTCAACGTCATCCAGGGCCTGAAGCTTGCCGGCGCCGACATGATCATCGGTGTCGACATCAACAATGACCGCAAGGTGTGGGGCGAAAAGTTTGGCATGACGCATTTCGTCAATCCGAAGGAGGTCGGCGACGACATCGTGCCCTATCTCGTCAACATGACGAAGCGCGGCGCCGACCAGATCGGCGGCGCCGACTACACCTTCGACTGCACCGGCAACACCAAGGTGATGCGCCAGGCGCTGGAAGCCAGCCATCGCGGCTGGGGCAAGTCGGTCGTCATCGGGGTGGCCGGTGCCGGCCAGGAAATCTCCACCCGCCCGTTCCAGCTGGTCACCGGCCGTAGCTGGATGGGCACCGCCTTTGGTGGCGCGCGTGGCCGCACCGACGTGCCGAAGATCGTCGACTGGTACATGGAAGGCAAGATTGAGATCGATCCGATGATCACCCATACGATGCCGCTCGAAGACATCAACAAGGGCTTCGAACTCATGCATTCCGGTCAAAGCATCCGCGGCGTGGTTGTCTACTGA
- the ampC gene encoding class C beta-lactamase, with protein sequence MVDRTVKALMTENGVAGMAVGISVDGRRFIFNYGLADKEKATPVTADTLFEIGSVSKTFTATLGAYAEAKGALAFSDAASEHMRELAGSAFDHITVLELGTYTAGGLPLQFPDEVVNNSTLTRYFRGWRPGYEPGTYRVYSNPSIGLFGTLAAASLRKPFPELMEGTLFPALGLTNSYIRIPEAEMGDYAFGYNKQNNPVRVSPGALDAQAYGVKTTAADLLRFVEANIDPSGLEPSLQKAIGATQTGYYRIGDTFQSLGWELYAWPAGLDTLLAGNSSDMAMKPHAVAPLVPPQKPAQDVFFNKTGSTGGFGAYAAFVPTRRIGVILLANRNYPIPERVKAAYSILGMLEAVSQDERHR encoded by the coding sequence GTGGTCGACCGGACCGTCAAGGCGTTGATGACCGAAAACGGCGTAGCCGGCATGGCGGTGGGCATCTCTGTTGATGGCCGCCGGTTTATTTTCAACTATGGTCTCGCCGACAAGGAAAAGGCAACCCCCGTCACCGCTGACACGCTGTTCGAGATCGGCTCCGTCAGCAAAACCTTTACCGCCACGCTCGGCGCCTATGCTGAGGCCAAAGGAGCGCTCGCCTTCTCCGATGCTGCGAGCGAGCATATGCGGGAGCTGGCAGGCAGCGCCTTCGATCATATCACCGTGCTCGAACTGGGTACCTATACGGCGGGAGGTCTGCCGCTGCAGTTTCCCGACGAGGTCGTCAACAACAGCACGCTCACGCGTTATTTCCGCGGATGGCGCCCTGGCTATGAACCCGGCACGTATCGCGTTTACTCCAATCCCAGCATTGGTCTGTTCGGAACCCTCGCAGCTGCGAGCCTCAGAAAGCCCTTCCCCGAGCTCATGGAGGGCACCCTCTTTCCTGCACTTGGTCTCACCAACAGCTATATCCGAATCCCAGAGGCGGAAATGGGAGATTACGCCTTCGGCTACAACAAGCAAAACAATCCCGTGCGAGTGAGCCCGGGAGCGCTCGATGCACAGGCCTACGGGGTCAAGACGACTGCGGCCGACCTGTTGCGCTTCGTCGAGGCGAATATAGATCCCTCTGGGCTTGAACCTTCGCTGCAGAAAGCGATTGGCGCAACCCAGACCGGCTACTATCGGATAGGCGATACGTTCCAGTCCCTGGGGTGGGAGCTCTATGCCTGGCCGGCAGGACTGGATACACTCCTCGCTGGCAACTCATCCGACATGGCGATGAAGCCTCACGCGGTGGCCCCGCTCGTGCCGCCACAAAAGCCAGCCCAGGACGTGTTTTTCAATAAGACGGGTTCCACCGGTGGCTTTGGAGCCTATGCCGCGTTCGTGCCAACGCGCCGGATCGGCGTAATACTGCTTGCCAACCGTAACTATCCCATCCCTGAGCGGGTTAAGGCCGCCTACTCGATCCTCGGGATGCTCGAAGCCGTATCGCAGGACGAGAGGCATCGGTGA
- a CDS encoding VOC family protein — MTKMIFLNLPVKDLATATAFYEAIGCVKNEQFSNENASSMVWSETITFQLLQHGYYQTFTAKPIADAHATSGMLIALSRDSREEVDAMVEAAARSGGQADVREPQDLGFMYLRSFADPDGHVFEPAYMDMGSAS, encoded by the coding sequence ATGACTAAAATGATCTTTCTGAACCTGCCGGTGAAGGATCTGGCAACCGCGACGGCTTTCTACGAGGCCATCGGCTGCGTCAAGAACGAGCAGTTCTCCAATGAAAATGCGAGCTCGATGGTGTGGTCAGAAACGATCACGTTCCAGCTTCTGCAACATGGCTATTATCAGACGTTCACAGCAAAGCCGATCGCTGACGCGCACGCGACGAGCGGTATGCTGATCGCTCTGTCTCGCGACAGCCGCGAGGAGGTCGATGCCATGGTGGAGGCCGCCGCCAGATCAGGCGGCCAGGCGGATGTCCGCGAGCCGCAGGATTTGGGATTCATGTACCTGCGCAGCTTTGCTGATCCGGACGGACACGTTTTCGAACCGGCTTACATGGATATGGGCAGCGCCAGTTGA
- a CDS encoding cupin domain-containing protein encodes MFSVYRYQHPEPGTSRTVRFEGRHFGSEVSVFIVDADPGRGPALHVHPYAETWVVRKGEAEFTVGNDKTRGSAGDIIVGPANVPHRFENVGTGRLEIVCIHPSQTFEQTFV; translated from the coding sequence ATGTTTTCGGTTTATCGCTATCAGCATCCCGAACCCGGCACGAGCCGTACTGTCCGCTTCGAAGGTCGTCACTTCGGCAGCGAGGTATCGGTTTTTATCGTGGACGCGGATCCGGGCCGCGGCCCGGCGCTGCATGTTCATCCCTATGCCGAGACCTGGGTGGTTCGAAAGGGGGAGGCCGAGTTCACGGTTGGCAATGATAAGACGCGCGGCTCTGCCGGCGACATCATTGTTGGCCCGGCCAACGTTCCTCATCGTTTCGAAAATGTCGGCACCGGCCGGCTGGAGATCGTCTGCATCCATCCGAGCCAGACGTTCGAGCAGACCTTTGTTTAA
- a CDS encoding MarR family transcriptional regulator, with amino-acid sequence MAPDNNRGSKEGAVEDHVDRLRAQWACELPDLDTEPMAILGRAKRLTNLVAPSIEETFAKFGLDRGEFDVIATLRRSGPPYQLTPTAMYTTLMLSSGGLTHRLDRLEKAGLIVREKSAHDGRSVVVCLTATGIALAEKAFRADMASELLFLEGLDVEERAALAALLRKLVMSIEAGPSDKATS; translated from the coding sequence GTGGCGCCAGACAACAACCGCGGCTCAAAGGAGGGCGCTGTCGAAGACCATGTCGACCGGCTCCGCGCGCAATGGGCCTGCGAATTGCCGGACCTCGACACCGAGCCGATGGCGATTTTGGGACGCGCGAAACGGCTAACAAATCTGGTGGCGCCCTCCATCGAGGAGACCTTTGCCAAGTTCGGTCTCGATCGCGGCGAGTTCGACGTCATCGCGACCCTGCGCAGATCTGGACCACCCTACCAGCTGACGCCGACGGCAATGTATACGACGCTTATGCTGTCTTCCGGCGGACTGACGCACCGCCTTGATCGGCTGGAAAAGGCTGGTCTGATTGTGCGCGAGAAATCGGCCCACGACGGGCGAAGTGTTGTCGTTTGCCTGACCGCAACGGGCATCGCGCTAGCCGAAAAGGCGTTTCGCGCGGATATGGCCAGTGAACTCTTGTTCCTGGAAGGTTTGGATGTCGAAGAGCGCGCGGCTCTGGCCGCCCTGCTGCGCAAGCTTGTCATGAGTATAGAGGCAGGCCCGAGCGATAAAGCAACCTCGTGA
- a CDS encoding pyridoxal-phosphate dependent enzyme, translating into MFRDTPQFGCPSLGNRLGCELVIKLETANPIRCFKGRGTEVVMSRLARSADRKAAVCASAGNLGQALAYSGRERGIGVTVVAATSANAAKIDHIRRLGAAVELVEGDIEDARKRAREIAASGNALLVEDSENLDTCEGAGTIGLELVEGFDRIDTMLLALGGGALATGVGHVFKCLSPATEVVCIQPSGAPAMALSWRARSVVTTDRTDTIADGVAGRFPIAAVLQDLLAVANHVPLVEEASIKAGMRLLHRHAGLVVEPSAALGVAAILEEPSRYCGKRVVTVICGSNVLPEAFSAWTQD; encoded by the coding sequence ATGTTTCGCGACACGCCCCAATTCGGCTGCCCATCTCTTGGCAATCGTCTAGGCTGCGAACTCGTCATCAAACTTGAGACCGCAAACCCGATCCGATGCTTCAAGGGACGTGGGACCGAGGTCGTAATGTCCCGCCTCGCAAGAAGCGCTGATCGGAAGGCCGCGGTCTGCGCCAGCGCCGGCAATCTCGGGCAGGCACTCGCATATAGTGGGCGGGAACGCGGTATTGGCGTGACAGTGGTCGCCGCCACAAGCGCCAATGCCGCGAAGATCGATCATATTCGCCGGCTCGGAGCTGCCGTCGAACTTGTCGAGGGCGACATCGAGGACGCGCGAAAGCGCGCTCGCGAGATCGCGGCCAGCGGCAACGCTTTACTCGTCGAGGACAGCGAAAACCTCGACACCTGCGAAGGCGCGGGCACGATCGGGCTGGAGCTTGTCGAAGGGTTCGACCGCATCGACACGATGCTGCTCGCGCTCGGCGGCGGTGCGCTCGCCACCGGCGTTGGCCACGTTTTCAAGTGCCTGTCGCCCGCAACGGAGGTGGTGTGCATCCAGCCGAGCGGGGCGCCCGCCATGGCCCTGTCCTGGCGGGCGCGATCGGTCGTCACCACCGATCGCACCGATACCATCGCCGACGGTGTCGCCGGCCGGTTCCCAATCGCGGCGGTCCTTCAGGACCTGCTCGCCGTCGCCAATCACGTGCCGCTGGTTGAGGAGGCAAGCATCAAGGCAGGCATGCGCCTGCTCCATCGGCACGCCGGCCTCGTGGTCGAGCCATCGGCCGCCCTTGGCGTTGCCGCGATCCTGGAAGAACCCTCGCGATACTGCGGCAAGCGTGTGGTCACGGTGATCTGCGGGTCGAACGTACTGCCCGAGGCGTTTTCGGCGTGGACACAGGACTAG
- a CDS encoding XRE family transcriptional regulator produces the protein MKSISPVDTGNLLKSIRHDLGWSLDKTAERTGVSKAMLGQIERGESTPTVATLWKIATGLRVPMTTLLEPDREVGDVLLLRDASCLRVRPSEEGMQRALLFPYETRFGFELYELTFAPDFESISEPHDIGVVEHVTVLRGEIELLVEEEWRRVEQGQSLRFPADRRHGYRNRTQSETVVMDLIHYRFVPQNIAGRKTQAGS, from the coding sequence ATGAAGTCCATCAGTCCCGTTGACACGGGGAATCTACTGAAATCGATCAGGCACGACCTTGGATGGAGCCTCGACAAGACTGCAGAGCGTACTGGAGTGAGCAAGGCGATGCTGGGCCAGATCGAGCGTGGCGAATCCACGCCGACGGTTGCGACGCTTTGGAAGATCGCGACGGGCTTGCGGGTTCCGATGACCACCCTGCTTGAGCCAGATCGCGAAGTAGGCGATGTGTTGCTTTTGCGTGACGCCAGTTGTCTCCGGGTGCGCCCGTCGGAGGAAGGCATGCAACGCGCATTGTTGTTCCCTTATGAGACCCGGTTCGGCTTCGAACTCTATGAACTGACCTTTGCGCCCGACTTCGAGAGTATCTCAGAGCCGCATGACATCGGGGTTGTGGAGCATGTGACCGTCCTGCGCGGGGAGATCGAATTGCTGGTGGAGGAAGAGTGGAGACGGGTCGAGCAAGGGCAGTCCCTGAGGTTTCCTGCCGACCGCCGCCATGGCTACCGCAATCGGACGCAAAGTGAGACTGTTGTCATGGATTTAATCCACTATCGGTTCGTTCCGCAGAATATCGCGGGTCGCAAAACGCAAGCGGGTTCTTGA